The following coding sequences lie in one Arachis hypogaea cultivar Tifrunner chromosome 9, arahy.Tifrunner.gnm2.J5K5, whole genome shotgun sequence genomic window:
- the LOC112712853 gene encoding uncharacterized protein → MEKRSCSIELEPRTLSQVQLIQVREVAADVVQKLEPREASALFVEGLMHPMKDENGGKIEKAEDILDDDDDDDEIKECECQCSFNNENTNHVNLKEPLSAPF, encoded by the exons atggaaaagaGATCTTGCTCCATTGAACTAGAGCCTAGGACCTTAAGTCAAGTGCAACTCATCCAAGTTAGG GAAGTGGCTGCAGATGTAGTTCAAAAGTTAGaaccaagagaagcctcagctctcTTTGTTGAG GGGTTGATGCATCCAATGAAGGATGAAAATGGAGGCAAAATTGAGAAGGCAGAGGAtattcttgatgatgatgatgatgatgatgagattaAAGAATGTGAATGCCAATGTTCCTTCAACAATGAAAACACAAATCATGTTAATCTAAAAGAGCCTCTTTCAGCACCATTTTAA
- the LOC112709926 gene encoding GATA transcription factor 9, whose protein sequence is MEVPEYFVGGYYGAGGDQFSTEKRHGVGGGDQKHGGYGGGGEPFAIDDLLDFSNADAIMSDGFFENVAGNSSTDSSNVTAVDSCNSSVSGGDNHFPAGIVPRAFSSGDPQFSGGDLCVPYDDMAELEWLSNFVEDSFSTEEDLKTLQLLSGGGATAINGRKPQTPESSSSSENALHPPFDTARNAPFLLHQETPLPGKARSKRSRAAPGDWSTRLLHLSTPPPPKLQTSAAEHKPPTPKVAAPTTTKRREANAECLGRKCLHCGADKTPQWRTGPMGPKTLCNACGVRFKSGRLVPEYRPAASPTFVSTKHSNSHRKVLELRRQKDLQRQHQQQQQLMSQTSIFGVSNGGDEFLIHHHHHHPHHHQQHHCGPDFRHVI, encoded by the exons ATGGAAGTGCCGGAATACTTCGTCGGTGGCTATTACGGCGCCGGAGGAGACCAATTCTCAACGGAGAAGCGGCACGGCGTCGGCGGTGGTGACCAGAAGCACGGTGGTTATGGCGGCGGTGGTGAGCCGTTTGCCATTGACGACCTACTTGATTTCTCCAACGCCGACGCCATCATGTCCGACGGATTCTTTGAAAATGTCGCCGGAAACTCCTCCACCGACTCGTCCAACGTCACCGCGGTTGACAGCTGTAACTCCTCCGTCTCCGGTGGCGACAACCATTTCCCTGCCGGCATTGTCCCTCGCGCATTCTCCTCCGGCGATCCACAATTCTCCGGCGGTGATCTCTGCGTTCCG TACGATGACATGGCGGAACTGGAGTGGCTCTCAAACTTCGTGGAGGACTCGTTCTCCACCGAAGAAGATCTGAAAACGCTGCAGCTTCTCTCCGGCGGTGGCGCCACTGCCATCAACGGCAGAAAACCTCAGACGCCGGAGTCATCATCTTCCTCGGAAAACGCGCTCCATCCTCCATTTGATACCGCGCGAAACGCACCGTTTCTTCTTCATCAGGAGACGCCGCTTCCAGGCAAAGCTCGCAGCAAGCGCTCACGCGCGGCGCCGGGGGATTGGTCCACGCGCTTGCTTCACCTCTCGACTCCTCCGCCGCCGAAACTCCAGACGTCTGCGGCGGAGCATAAGCCTCCGACACCGAAAGTGGCGGCACCGACGACGACGAAGAGGAGGGAGGCGAATGCGGAGTGTTTGGGGAGAAAGTGTCTACACTGCGGCGCAGATAAGACGCCACAGTGGCGAACAGGGCCCATGGGCCCAAAGACTCTGTGCAACGCTTGCGGTGTGAGGTTTAAGTCGGGCCGACTTGTGCCTGAGTACAGGCCCGCGGCGAGCCCAACGTTCGTTTCAACGAAGCACTCGAATTCTCATAGGAAGGTTCTGGAACTGAGGCGGCAGAAGGATTTGCAGCGGCAgcatcagcagcagcagcaactgaTGAGTCAAACTTCCATTTTTGGTGTATCCAACGGTGGAGATGAGTTCTtaatccatcatcatcatcatcatccccatcatcatcaacaacaccATTGTGGCCCTGATTTTAGGCATGTTATCTAG
- the LOC112712855 gene encoding uncharacterized protein — MAPHGESLPSSTFATRSNNNILSKPPKLSSENLQRTISDISFELAKEAMIDSSKNNNNTKQLSSISEVEVDGKCECCGMSEECTLEYMDRVRDKFLGKFVCGLCSEAVKEELEKNGGKKEEALSSHMSACVRFNKFGRAFPVLFQAEAMKEMLKKSKFDGKIRAKSISPREKGGGIINKGGLARSSSCIPAITKELNEIKITH, encoded by the coding sequence ATGGCACCACATGGAGAATCTTTGCCTAGTAGCACTTTCGCTACTAGGAGCAACAACAACATATTATCAAAGCCACCAAAGCTTTCATCTGAGAATCTTCAAAGAACCATCTCGGACATCTCCTTCGAGCTAGCGAAAGAAGCGATGATTGATTCTTCTAAGAATAATAACAATACCAAGCAGCTTTCGTCGATATCCGAGGTTGAAGTAGATGGAAAGTGTGAGTGTTGTGGCATGTCTGAGGAGTGTACTCTTGAGTACATGGACCGCGTCCGCGACAAGTTCCTAGGAAAGTTTGTGTGTGGTTTGTGTTCTGAGGCGGTGAAGGAAGAGTTGGAGAAAAATGGAGGGAAGAAAGAAGAGGCTTTGAGTTCACACATGAGTGCATGTGTTAGGTTTAACAAGTTTGGAAGGGCATTTCCGGTATTGTTTCAAGCTGAAGCAATGAAGGAGATGCTTAAGAAGAGTAAGTTTGATGGAAAAATTAGGGCTAAATCTATTAGCCCTAGAGAGAAAGGAGGAGGGATCATCAATAAAGGAGGGCTTGCTCGTAGTTCAAGTTGTATTCCAGCAATCAcaaaagagttaaatgaaatcaaaataactcattaa